Within the Deltaproteobacteria bacterium genome, the region TTCCTGACTGTTTTTTTAAGCTTACCTGATCAGGTAGGGAAAAATCACCCGGATACAATCCTCGGGGCATTCCACCTGGCACACGCCGCAATACCAACAGTCGTCGGGATACCTCTCGTAAGGCCGCCCTTCCTCGTTCATTGCCAGCACGTGGCCAGGGCAGTGTTCCACGCATGCCCCGCAACCGATACAACATTCCCTGTCAAACGAGAGGTTCATGCATTCTCCTTTTCGAGCACCGGACCGTTGGGTCCCGCCGTGATGATGATTCGGGTCTTCCAGTTCTCGTCGTCCTTTTCCGGGTAATCCACCCGTTCATGGTACAGCCCGAAGCGGCTCTCCGTGCGAAACAGGGAGGCCCGCGCCGCCATCCGCGCGCAAAATAGGCCGGCCTTGGCCTCGAAGACCTTCATGAACTGGTGGGGATCCCGGGCGGGGATGTCGTCCTGGTCCCGCACCATGGCCTCGGTCTCGTCCAGGAAGCGCTGAAGCTTCCGG harbors:
- a CDS encoding ferredoxin family protein translates to MNLSFDRECCIGCGACVEHCPGHVLAMNEEGRPYERYPDDCWYCGVCQVECPEDCIRVIFPYLIR